A part of Citrifermentans bremense genomic DNA contains:
- a CDS encoding sigma-54-dependent transcriptional regulator, whose amino-acid sequence MAKILIIDDEETVCDSMALIGRRSGHETSCARTLAAGLELANSEEFDLVFLDVRMPDGNGLELLPRLTQAPSRPDIIIMTGYGDPRGAELAINSGAWDYIEKGCSAKDITLTLVRALEYRKQKLTLTGARGVVALKRESIIGNSPSLTTCLDLVACAAGSEAGVLIMGETGTGKELFARAVHQNSKRAEKQFVVVDCASLPETLVESILFGHDKGAFTGAERAREGLVAEAHGGTLFLDEVGELPLAAQKAFLRVLQERRFRPVGSPREIESDFRLVAATNRDLNAMAQSGEFRSDLLFRLSSVVINLPPLRERSDDIKELARYYMDKFCERNGLSPKGSCPEFMATLMAYIWPGNIREFINTIERTVISAREEPVLFAQHLPTGIRAQVVQSVVGHRTMPAPEAQYAPVGAGGELPRLNDFRETVYAKAEKQYLADLMSVSRNDISTACRLSGLSQSRLYALLKTHELHRSQ is encoded by the coding sequence ATGGCGAAGATCCTGATCATCGACGATGAAGAGACCGTCTGCGATTCGATGGCGCTGATAGGAAGGCGCAGCGGCCATGAGACGAGCTGCGCCCGAACCCTCGCGGCGGGGCTGGAGCTTGCCAACAGCGAGGAGTTCGACCTCGTCTTCCTCGACGTGAGGATGCCGGACGGAAACGGCCTGGAGCTCCTTCCCCGCCTGACGCAGGCCCCGTCCAGGCCGGACATCATCATCATGACCGGGTACGGCGATCCGCGCGGCGCGGAACTCGCCATCAACAGCGGCGCCTGGGACTACATCGAGAAGGGGTGCTCCGCCAAGGACATCACCCTGACCCTGGTCCGCGCCCTGGAGTATCGCAAGCAGAAGCTCACCCTCACCGGGGCCAGGGGGGTGGTGGCCCTGAAGCGGGAGAGCATCATCGGGAACAGTCCGAGCCTTACCACCTGCCTCGACCTCGTCGCCTGCGCCGCCGGGAGCGAGGCAGGGGTCCTCATCATGGGTGAGACCGGGACCGGCAAGGAGCTCTTCGCCCGGGCCGTGCACCAGAACAGCAAGCGGGCGGAGAAGCAGTTCGTGGTGGTCGACTGCGCTAGCCTGCCGGAAACGCTGGTGGAGAGTATCCTCTTCGGCCACGACAAGGGGGCCTTCACCGGCGCGGAACGCGCACGCGAGGGACTCGTCGCCGAGGCCCACGGCGGGACGCTCTTTCTCGACGAGGTGGGGGAGCTCCCCCTTGCCGCGCAGAAGGCGTTTCTGAGGGTGCTCCAGGAAAGGCGCTTCCGCCCGGTGGGGAGCCCGCGCGAGATCGAGAGCGACTTCAGGCTGGTGGCGGCGACCAACAGGGACTTGAACGCCATGGCGCAATCCGGGGAATTCAGAAGCGACCTCCTGTTCCGGCTCAGTTCGGTAGTCATCAACCTCCCTCCGCTGCGGGAGCGCAGCGACGATATAAAGGAGCTGGCGCGATACTACATGGACAAGTTCTGCGAGCGTAACGGCCTATCCCCCAAGGGGAGCTGCCCCGAGTTCATGGCGACGCTCATGGCGTACATCTGGCCCGGCAACATCCGGGAGTTCATCAACACCATCGAGCGCACCGTCATCTCCGCGCGCGAGGAGCCGGTGCTCTTCGCGCAGCACCTCCCCACCGGCATCCGGGCGCAGGTCGTCCAGAGCGTGGTCGGACACCGGACGATGCCGGCACCAGAGGCGCAGTACGCACCGGTGGGAGCAGGCGGGGAGCTTCCCAGGCTGAACGACTTCCGCGAAACCGTCTACGCCAAGGCAGAGAAGCAGTACCTTGCCGACCTCATGTCGGTTTCCCGCAACGACATCTCCACCGCCTGCAGGCTCTCGGGGTTGTCGCAGTCGCGCCTGTACGCGCTTTTGAAGACCCACGAGCTGCACCGCTCCCAGTAG